Below is a genomic region from Treponema sp. OMZ 798.
AGACGATTATTATGTAAACATGATGATAGCTTGGTACTTCAGCATTGCCCTCGTCAAGCAATACAAGACAGCCATCCCATACATCGAAGAAAAAAAACTTGACACCTTCACCCACAACAAGGCTATTCAAAAAGCAATCGAAAGCTATCAAATTCCTAAAGAGGTAAAAGAACTTTTGCGAGGGATGAAGGTGAGAACACAATAAAAATTATTTTGATGCCCCTTGCGGTTAAATAAACTTTTTGTTTGCTATACTCCAACCTGCAATTTTGCTTTAAGAGCATTTTGCAATTCTTGCGAAAAATTCAAATTGGCATTTTCGGCAGCTTCTGCAAGCCAGGCCGGAAGAGATACATTTTTTCTAAGACATTTATCTTGCTTTAAATATTTTTTGTCCGTTTTGATGAGAGTAATAAATTCCGCTTCTTTAGGTTTTTTAATATTAGCGAATTCTGTCGGTATAGGCAGCTTTTCATTATCTTTTAACATTAAGTGTATGCGTCCGGTTAAAGCCTCTTCAGCCATAACAAAAGCTTCCTGAAGTGTATCGCCGCAAGTAGCCAGTTCCAAATCATAAAAATCTACGGAATACCCGCCTGTTTCGTCTTTATAAAATATTGCCGGATATAAATACATTTTCTACTCCTTTAAGCCAGCCTATTTTAAAATACTGTTTATAACCAATTTCGATAAATCTTTATTACCATGAAATGGAATCGTAACCTTGCCTTTTTTTGACTTGTGCAAATAATGATAATGAGACCCCACTGTTGAATCTAAATACCAGCCGTCTTTTTTTATTATCTTTTCCATTTCTTTAAATGTCATAATTTATTATACACATTTATACACATTCCGTCAAGATTATTTTTCCCTAAAAATTTTCAACTTCAATGCTTGACAAATTAGAATTTATATACTAGGGAGCCTCTAAAAACATCAGTTTTTAGAGGGTTTCCTTAAATTTAATTTGCGATGTTTTTCATAAGTCATTGATACATAAGGACTTATGAAAAACTCGTCGGGCATCTCTAAAAATCCAACAAGGTTTTTAGAGATGCCCACTAGTATTATGCCTATAGTAAAATTAATTTTAAACGGCTGGCGATTTAATCTTTCTCACGCCTCAAATTTAACGGATAAAGCCACTGAGAAAAATGCCCCCTTACAATAGGAACAGCAATTGATATCAATTCTTATATGGTATTTCTTAAACCTACTGGTATAGGTATGTCGCTTGTATGTCCAATAAGATGGGAAATTAATTTCGGAAAGGTACCTAAATTTAATATGTTTATTGAAGTAGCTCCTGTTATAGGATTTTCATATTCACCGTATGGTATGTGGCTTATTGTAAAACCAGTAAATGATAAATTAAGTATTGATTTTATACCTCAATTCAGTATAGATCTTAGAGCCAGACTGCCGAATAAAAAATAAACGTAAACATCTGGGCATATTTTTAAGTTCCATAAAAATATGCTTAGATTCAACAAAAAAGATTGACAAGAAAATCAGTATCATATATAATACCATATAATGAAGGTGCCAATAATAGTTATAGATACAAATGTGATTTTATCCGCACTAAAAAGTAGAAATGGAAGATCAAATCAGCTGTTAAGAATTATAGATACAGGTAAATTTGATTTTGCTATTTCTGTTCCGCTTATTTTGGAATATGAATCTGTTTTGAAAAAACACTTAGATCGCAGCTATTATTTAGAAAAAGACATTGACGATTTTATCGATTATCTTTGTTACATTGGAAAGAAAATAAAGCTTTTTTATTTGTGGAGACCATATTTAAAAGATCCTCATGATGATCATATATTGGAGGTAGAGATTCATTCTAACAGTAAGGTTATAGTAACATACAATAAAAAAGATTTTAAAGAAGCCGAAGATTTAGGTATATGTTCACTAACTCCGGCAGAATTTATAAATAAAATAAATGGAGGTGAAAAATGAGTACATTGAGTATTAGAATACCGGATTCATATCATATGATGGTAAAAGAGGTTTCAAAAACCGATAATATTTCAATCAATCAGTTCATAACGGCTGCAATAGGCGAAAAATTGACTGCGTTACAAACCGAAAACTATGTTAAAGAAAGGGCAAAAAAAGGCTCCAAAGAAAAGTTTTTAGCAGTTTTAAATAAAGCTCCCGATATTGAGCCCGAGGAATATGATATGTAATTAATTGTTTTTCTACCCCCCAATCTGTAATTTTGCTTTAAGGGCATTTTGCAACTCTTGATTTAACCGTGCTAGAAAAACAAGGCATTCTTAACAAAAGCTAAAATTTTTATATATACATCTTGAATATTTTGATAAGATTATGATAAAATTATGATATTGGAGGTGCTTATGTTACAAATCAGACCTGTTTCAGATTTACGAAATAAATTTTCCGAAATAGAAAATATAGTTATTTCAAGTAGAAGTCCTGTATTTCTTACAAAAAACGGATACGGTTCTATGGTGCTAATGAGTCTTGATATGTACGAAAGTCTTACAGATAATGTGGAAAATAGACTTAATGAGGCTGATTTTCAGGCTGCTTCCACCAATGTTAGGCTTTCTCATGAAGATGTATTTTCAGATATCCGCTCTCGAATAAAGTTAGGTAAATGAAAAAATATATTTTGCGTTATCTTCCTTTAGCAAAACAGGATTTAGACGGTATCATAAATTATATTCAAAATAATTTACAAAATCCTATTGCAGCAGAAAACACACTCTCAAAGATTGAATCTGCAATACTTGAAAGACTTGGCAACCCGGAAGATTTTGCAATATGGAGCTCAAAAAAGCAACGTCCATATCCGTATCGAAGAATAAATGTCGGAAATTATACAGTCTGGTATGTTGTAATTGATAATATTATGGAAATAAGGCGAATTTTATATTCAAGGCGTTACGAAGAAAATTTAATTTGATTGATTTTATGAATATATAATCAACATCTTTGCGCTCTTGGCGAGCTGCGCGGTTAAATAAAATTTTTCTGCGGCTACACCCCAACCTGTAATTTTGCTTTAAGGGCATTTTGCAACTCTTGCGAAAAATTCAAATTGGCATTTTCGGCAGCTTCTGCAAGCCAGGCGGGGAGAGATACATTTTTTCGTACTGCCCTCGAGTATGTCATAGCTCTATATTTTTTCGTATCAGCCTTTATAATGGAAAGTATATCATTTTGAGTATGTAGGATTTTTTTCTGAGGTGTCGCATTAGGAATATCAAAGCCTTCATCTTCTGCAACACAAAGCCAGGCCGACATTGCATCTTCCATTTGCTTCATTGCATCCTGTAAGTCTTTACCGGTTGTTATGCAGCCTTTGAGGTCAGGTACTCGTGCATATACCGTATCTTTTTCTTCCGTAAAAATAGCAGTATAAACATATTTCATTTTTTAGCTCCCTGTTCAATTTCTTTTTGAATGTACCGCAAGTCATTTTTATTAAAGCTATGCCTTTTAAGCGGAATAGAACATCTTAATTCGATATTGCAATATATATCGTGATTTGCCCCATGCCGTTTTAAAAAATACCCTGCTTTTTCTAATGCTTTTATTGCTTGCATTCGTTCATTCATATTATAATTATACACAATTATTACACATTCCGTCAAGATTATTTTCTCTCCAAAATTCTCAAATTCAAGGCTTGACAACTTAGAATTTATACACTAGTATTATATTTATATTAAAATTAATCTTGTAAAAGGACACAAAAAAAAGAAGTTAAATATGAAAAAAATATTGATAATTTTTTTCTGTATTATGTTGGTTTCTGTAAATATTTTTGCAGAATCTAACGATTTATCAAACGGAAACGGTAATGGAGGAAAAAACAAAATTGGGGCATGGCTGGGATTTCCTTTTATTGGTTTATCTTATTCACATGAATTTAATGATTTGATTGAGTTGGATGTACTTGTAGGGATAACAGGTCTACCATTTATAAGCAGACAAATAAACTTTAGAACAGGACTTCTTTTTACAGTATGGGAACCTGTAATTAACGTAGAAAAATGCCCTCTTACAATCGGGCCCGCTATTGATATTAATAGTTTCATGTTGTT
It encodes:
- a CDS encoding type II toxin-antitoxin system HicB family antitoxin: MKYVYTAIFTEEKDTVYARVPDLKGCITTGKDLQDAMKQMEDAMSAWLCVAEDEGFDIPNATPQKKILHTQNDILSIIKADTKKYRAMTYSRAVRKNVSLPAWLAEAAENANLNFSQELQNALKAKLQVGV
- a CDS encoding type II toxin-antitoxin system HicB family antitoxin: MYLYPAIFYKDETGGYSVDFYDLELATCGDTLQEAFVMAEEALTGRIHLMLKDNEKLPIPTEFANIKKPKEAEFITLIKTDKKYLKQDKCLRKNVSLPAWLAEAAENANLNFSQELQNALKAKLQVGV
- a CDS encoding type II toxin-antitoxin system RelE/ParE family toxin yields the protein MKKYILRYLPLAKQDLDGIINYIQNNLQNPIAAENTLSKIESAILERLGNPEDFAIWSSKKQRPYPYRRINVGNYTVWYVVIDNIMEIRRILYSRRYEENLI
- a CDS encoding type II toxin-antitoxin system Phd/YefM family antitoxin, which codes for MLQIRPVSDLRNKFSEIENIVISSRSPVFLTKNGYGSMVLMSLDMYESLTDNVENRLNEADFQAASTNVRLSHEDVFSDIRSRIKLGK
- a CDS encoding type II toxin-antitoxin system HicA family toxin; this encodes MTFKEMEKIIKKDGWYLDSTVGSHYHYLHKSKKGKVTIPFHGNKDLSKLVINSILK
- a CDS encoding putative toxin-antitoxin system toxin component, PIN family; translation: MKVPIIVIDTNVILSALKSRNGRSNQLLRIIDTGKFDFAISVPLILEYESVLKKHLDRSYYLEKDIDDFIDYLCYIGKKIKLFYLWRPYLKDPHDDHILEVEIHSNSKVIVTYNKKDFKEAEDLGICSLTPAEFINKINGGEK
- a CDS encoding type II toxin-antitoxin system HicA family toxin; the encoded protein is MNERMQAIKALEKAGYFLKRHGANHDIYCNIELRCSIPLKRHSFNKNDLRYIQKEIEQGAKK